Proteins encoded together in one Anopheles darlingi chromosome 3, idAnoDarlMG_H_01, whole genome shotgun sequence window:
- the LOC125956386 gene encoding tubulin beta chain-like isoform X1 — translation MREIVHLQAGQCGNQIGSKFWEIISDEHGIDPTGHYHGDTDLQLERIDVYYTEVNGNKYVPRAVLIDLEPGTMDSVRQSPYGALFRPDNFVYAQSGAGNNWAKGHYTEGAELVDNVLDVIRKETENCDCLQGFQLAHSLGGGTGSGMGTLLISKIREEYPDRIMNTFSVVPSPKVSDTVVEPYNATLSIHQLVENTDDTFCIDNEALYDICFRTLKLTSPTYGDLNHLVSVTMSGVTTCLRFPGQLNADLRKLAVNMVPFPRLHFFMPGFAPLTAKGSQQYRALTVPELTAQMFDAKNMMTACDPRHGRYLTCAAIFRGAMSMKEVDQQMLNIQSKYSGYFVEWIPNNVKVAVCDIAPRGLKMSATFIGNTTAIQEIFKRISEQFTAMFRRKAFLHWYTGEGMDEMEFTEAESNMNDLISEYQQYQDAAVEDYDEMEEIPEEEQQQQE, via the exons ATGAGGGAAATTGTGCATCTACAGGCTGGCCAGTGCGGTAACCAAATCGGATCGAAG TTTTGGGAGATCATCTCCGATGAGCATGGCATCGATCCGACCGGACACTATCACGGTGACACGGACCTGCAGCTGGAGCGTATCGATGTGTACTACACCGAGGTGAATGGCAACAAGTATGTACCGCGGGCCGTACTGATCGATCTGGAACCCGGTACGATGGATTCCGTCCGACAGTCTCCATACGGTGCGCTGTTCCGTCCGGACAATTTCGTCTACGCTCAGTCGGGTGCCG GTAATAACTGGGCCAAGGGTCACTACACCGAGGGTGCCGAGCTGGTGGACAATGTGCTGGATGTGATCCGGAAGGAGACGGAGAATTGTGATTGTCTCCAGGGCTTCCAGCTGGCACACTCGTTGGGCGGTGGTACCGGTTCCGGTATGGGTACCCTGTTGATCTCGAAGATCCGCGAGGAGTACCCCGATCGTATTATGAACACCTTCTCCGTCGTTCCATCACCGAAG GTGTCCGATACTGTAGTAGAGCCGTACAATGCAACGCTCTCCATTCACCAGTTGGTCGAAAACACGGACGATACGTTCTGTATCGACAATGAAGCACTGTACGATATCTGCTTCCGTACGCTTAAGCTCACCTCTCCCACATACGGGGACCTCAATCATTTAGTATCC GTGACAATGTCCGGAGTGACGACATGCTTACGATTCCCGGGACAGCTGAACGCGGATCTGCGCAAGCTGGCCGTCAATATGGTACCGTTCCCTCGGTTACATTTCTTCATGCCAGGCTTTGCGCCACTGACCGCCAAGGGTTCACAGCAGTACCGTGCGCTGACCGTACCGGAGTTGACCGCGCAAATGTTTGACGCCAAAAACATGATGACGGCGTGCGATCCTCGTCATGGCCGCTACCTAACTTGTGCTGCAATCTTCCGAG GGGCAATGTCGATGAAGGAAGTCGATCAGCAGATGCTAAACATCCAGAGCAAGTACAGTGGGTACTTTGTCGAGTGGATTCCAAACAACGTCAAGGTGGCCGTTTGCGACATTGCGCCCCGGGGGTTGAAGATGTCGGCCACGTTCATCGGCAACACGACCGCGATACAGGAGATCTTCAAGCGCATCTCCGAACAGTTCACGGCCATGTTCAGACGGAAGGCGTTCCTGCACTGGTACACCGGCGAGGGTATGGATGAGATGGAGTTCACCGAGGCCGAATCGAACATGAACGATCTCATCTCGGAGTACCAACAGTATCAGGATGCGGCGGTCGAGGATTACGATGAGATGGAGGAAAttccggaggaggagcagcagcaacaggagtaG
- the LOC125956386 gene encoding tubulin beta chain-like isoform X2, whose translation MREIVHLQAGQCGNQIGSKFWEIISDEHGIDPTGHYHGDTDLQLERIDVYYTEVNGNKYVPRAVLIDLEPGTMDSVRQSPYGALFRPDNFVYAQSGAGNNWAKGHYTEGAELVDNVLDVIRKETENCDCLQGFQLAHSLGGGTGSGMGTLLISKIREEYPDRIMNTFSVVPSPKVSDVVLEPYNATLSMHQLIEASDQTNCIDNEALYDICFRTLRIFNPTYPDLNHLIAVTMSGVTTCLRFPGQLNADLRKLAVNMVPFPRLHFFMPGFAPLTAKGSQQYRALTVPELTAQMFDAKNMMTACDPRHGRYLTCAAIFRGAMSMKEVDQQMLNIQSKYSGYFVEWIPNNVKVAVCDIAPRGLKMSATFIGNTTAIQEIFKRISEQFTAMFRRKAFLHWYTGEGMDEMEFTEAESNMNDLISEYQQYQDAAVEDYDEMEEIPEEEQQQQE comes from the exons ATGAGGGAAATTGTGCATCTACAGGCTGGCCAGTGCGGTAACCAAATCGGATCGAAG TTTTGGGAGATCATCTCCGATGAGCATGGCATCGATCCGACCGGACACTATCACGGTGACACGGACCTGCAGCTGGAGCGTATCGATGTGTACTACACCGAGGTGAATGGCAACAAGTATGTACCGCGGGCCGTACTGATCGATCTGGAACCCGGTACGATGGATTCCGTCCGACAGTCTCCATACGGTGCGCTGTTCCGTCCGGACAATTTCGTCTACGCTCAGTCGGGTGCCG GTAATAACTGGGCCAAGGGTCACTACACCGAGGGTGCCGAGCTGGTGGACAATGTGCTGGATGTGATCCGGAAGGAGACGGAGAATTGTGATTGTCTCCAGGGCTTCCAGCTGGCACACTCGTTGGGCGGTGGTACCGGTTCCGGTATGGGTACCCTGTTGATCTCGAAGATCCGCGAGGAGTACCCCGATCGTATTATGAACACCTTCTCCGTCGTTCCATCACCGAAG GTGTCAGACGTAGTGCTGGAGCCATACAACGCTACCTTATCCATGCACCAGCTCATCGAAGCGTCCGATCAGACGAACTGTATCGATAACGAAGCATTGTATGACATCTGCTTTAGAACGCTTAGGATTTTCAATCCGACATATCCCGACTTGAATCACTTGATCGCC GTGACAATGTCCGGAGTGACGACATGCTTACGATTCCCGGGACAGCTGAACGCGGATCTGCGCAAGCTGGCCGTCAATATGGTACCGTTCCCTCGGTTACATTTCTTCATGCCAGGCTTTGCGCCACTGACCGCCAAGGGTTCACAGCAGTACCGTGCGCTGACCGTACCGGAGTTGACCGCGCAAATGTTTGACGCCAAAAACATGATGACGGCGTGCGATCCTCGTCATGGCCGCTACCTAACTTGTGCTGCAATCTTCCGAG GGGCAATGTCGATGAAGGAAGTCGATCAGCAGATGCTAAACATCCAGAGCAAGTACAGTGGGTACTTTGTCGAGTGGATTCCAAACAACGTCAAGGTGGCCGTTTGCGACATTGCGCCCCGGGGGTTGAAGATGTCGGCCACGTTCATCGGCAACACGACCGCGATACAGGAGATCTTCAAGCGCATCTCCGAACAGTTCACGGCCATGTTCAGACGGAAGGCGTTCCTGCACTGGTACACCGGCGAGGGTATGGATGAGATGGAGTTCACCGAGGCCGAATCGAACATGAACGATCTCATCTCGGAGTACCAACAGTATCAGGATGCGGCGGTCGAGGATTACGATGAGATGGAGGAAAttccggaggaggagcagcagcaacaggagtaG